A window of the Lactuca sativa cultivar Salinas chromosome 5, Lsat_Salinas_v11, whole genome shotgun sequence genome harbors these coding sequences:
- the LOC111910268 gene encoding ras-related protein Rab7 → MASRRRMLLKVIILGDSGVGKTSLMNQYVNRKFSNQYKATIGADFLTKEVQFENKLFTMQIWDTAGQERFQSLGVAFYRGADCCVLVYDVNVMKSFDSLNNWREEFLIQASPSDPDNFPFVLLGNKIDIDGANGRVVSKKKAKAWCASKGNIPYFETSAKEGINVEAAFQCIATNAVKNEPEEETYFPETIDVTGEGRQHRSNGCEC, encoded by the exons ATGGCTTCTCGAAGGAGAATGCTTCTCAAGGTCATCATCCTCGGAGACAGCGG GGTTGGGAAGACGTCTCTGATGAACCA GTATGTGAATCGTAAGTTTAGCAATCAGTACAAGGCAACCATTGGAGCTGATTTCCTAACAAAAGAGGTTCAATTTGAAAATAAGCTCTTCACAATGCAG ATATGGGACACTGCTGGACAAGAAAGGTTTCAAAGCCTTGGTGTAGCTTTCTACAGGGGTGCTGATTGTTGTGTTCTTGTATATGATGTAAATGTCATGAAATCATTCGATAGTCTTAACAACTGGCGTGAGGAATTTCTAATTCAG GCAAGTCCATCTGATCCTGATAACTTTCCCTTTGTTCTATTGGGGAACAAAATAGACATTGATGGGGCCAATGGTCGAGTG GTTTCTAAGAAGAAAGCAAAAGCATGGTGTGCATCTAAGGGAAACATACCTTACTTTGAGACTTCTGCAAAAGAAGGAATTAATGTGGAAGCTGCTTTCCAGTGTATAGCAACAAATGCTGTTAAGAACGAACCAGAGGAAGAAAC GTATTTTCCTGAGACGATTGATGTTACTGGGGAAGGGCGTCAACATAGGTCTAATGGATGCGAATGTTAA